In Deferribacteraceae bacterium V6Fe1, one genomic interval encodes:
- a CDS encoding purine-binding chemotaxis protein CheW: protein MADISQFVGFKLGSEKYAIDIMVIEEILRKTEITPVPKAPDFIEGIVNIRGRVIPVVDLKKKLKLGIVNDSQTSRIIITNINNKKIGFLVDEVEEVLRIEKNLIEDAPALAVNIDSNYINGVAKTEKGMIILLDITKVFSPYEQRQFNSI from the coding sequence ATGGCAGACATCAGTCAATTTGTTGGTTTTAAGTTAGGCTCTGAAAAATATGCTATAGATATAATGGTAATTGAAGAAATTTTAAGAAAGACAGAAATTACCCCTGTTCCTAAAGCTCCGGATTTTATCGAAGGAATTGTAAATATTAGAGGTCGAGTTATTCCTGTTGTCGATTTAAAGAAAAAGTTGAAATTAGGTATAGTAAACGATTCCCAGACAAGCAGAATTATTATAACAAACATTAATAATAAAAAAATTGGTTTTCTTGTAGATGAAGTTGAAGAGGTTTTACGAATAGAGAAAAATTTAATCGAAGATGCGCCTGCTCTTGCAGTAAATATTGATTCCAACTATATAAATGGTGTGGCTAAGACTGAAAAAGGCATGATTATACTTTTGGATATTACTAAAGTATTTTCACCGTATGAGCAGAGGCAATTTAATTCTATTTAA
- a CDS encoding aspartate 1-decarboxylase, producing the protein MKREMFKSKIHRATVTDADLHYEGSITIDKDLMDLANIKTYEKVDIYNITNGARFSTYTIDGKRGGGEICLNGAAARMVQPGDMVIIVSYGLYDEEELENYKPIVIQVDEKNRPINKDRILA; encoded by the coding sequence ATGAAAAGAGAGATGTTTAAATCAAAGATTCACAGAGCTACAGTTACAGATGCAGACCTTCATTATGAGGGGAGTATTACAATTGATAAGGATTTGATGGACTTAGCAAATATTAAGACTTACGAAAAAGTGGATATTTATAACATAACAAATGGTGCAAGATTTTCAACTTACACTATTGACGGTAAAAGAGGCGGCGGTGAAATTTGTTTGAATGGTGCTGCTGCCAGAATGGTACAGCCTGGGGATATGGTAATTATTGTTTCTTATGGACTTTATGATGAAGAAGAGCTGGAAAATTACAAACCTATAGTTATTCAGGTTGATGAAAAAAATAGACCTATAAATAAAGACAGAATATTAGCATAA